One segment of Planctomycetia bacterium DNA contains the following:
- a CDS encoding VWA domain-containing protein — MGVQNMNPLDLFLYPWVLLLLIFPALLLVWTWGGWRKTLHQPVVMPFDYGRKGTGRWWWLVLSMAESLPVLIMTIGILILAGPKKFGAPETKRALTNIEFCIDISGSMTSPFGDGTRYDAAMAETLRFLDFRKGDAFGLTFFGNNFIHWCPLTTDPSAIRCSLPFMRPEVAPPWFGGTMIGKALQGCKKQLLNREEGDRMILLISDGESFDLHNNDAELAQELSKNGITVFAIIIGESQIQDEIITICRGTGGDAFLANDSASLNVIFQKIDQMKQSKMEKTIAEPMDYFTPYAWTGLILALMTTLASWGLRYTPW, encoded by the coding sequence ATGGGAGTCCAGAACATGAACCCACTCGATCTGTTTCTTTATCCCTGGGTGTTGTTGCTGCTGATTTTTCCGGCTTTACTTCTCGTATGGACCTGGGGAGGCTGGAGGAAAACGCTGCATCAACCAGTTGTGATGCCGTTTGATTATGGAAGAAAAGGCACAGGCCGCTGGTGGTGGCTGGTGCTGTCGATGGCAGAATCGTTGCCAGTATTGATTATGACAATAGGGATTCTCATCCTGGCTGGCCCCAAGAAATTTGGCGCACCGGAAACTAAACGGGCATTGACCAATATTGAATTCTGCATCGACATTTCAGGAAGCATGACATCGCCATTTGGTGATGGCACCCGGTATGACGCTGCCATGGCCGAGACTCTGCGGTTTCTCGATTTCCGCAAAGGCGATGCATTTGGACTGACGTTCTTTGGCAACAATTTCATCCACTGGTGCCCGCTGACTACCGATCCATCAGCGATTCGATGCAGCTTGCCTTTCATGCGGCCTGAGGTTGCGCCGCCCTGGTTTGGCGGAACGATGATTGGCAAGGCTCTGCAGGGTTGTAAGAAGCAACTGCTCAACCGCGAAGAAGGCGACCGGATGATTTTGCTGATTTCCGATGGCGAAAGTTTTGACTTGCATAACAACGATGCTGAACTGGCGCAGGAACTGAGTAAGAATGGGATAACTGTTTTCGCCATCATTATTGGTGAATCGCAGATTCAGGATGAGATCATCACCATTTGTCGAGGCACTGGTGGTGATGCTTTTCTTGCCAATGATTCAGCCAGCCTGAATGTGATCTTCCAGAAAATAGACCAGATGAAGCAGTCGAAAATGGAAAAGACGATTGCCGAGCCGATGGATTATTTCACTCCCTATGCCTGGACTGGGCTGATACTGGCCTTGATGACTACGCTGGCATCATGGGGATTACGATACACACCTTGGTAA
- a CDS encoding DUF58 domain-containing protein: MQGVLDTADHLNPRQYYLAVKKLADTLSYGTDRSPFLGSGIEYVQSRPYMPGDPIRSIDWKVTARTGRYYVKEFEAPKRLSCYLLIDTSASMMVGSWKRTKYAVAVHLAGALALACLERVSPVGVLGLGSRDVLIKPSLSRQTVLQWMHMLRTFHYDEPTLLNRRIGDLAPTLTSRALIFVLSDLHDPEGLAALRLLAQQHDVAVIQLRDPAERGIAGAGFLRSREAETGKDFVTQSSKNWSQEQTVGQTLRRSGVDRLLVDIDKPFEAPLRHFLQSRNLLGRAR, translated from the coding sequence ATGCAGGGTGTTCTTGATACTGCTGATCATCTGAATCCCCGTCAGTATTACCTGGCGGTGAAGAAGCTGGCTGATACGCTCAGTTACGGCACCGATCGTTCACCATTTCTCGGCAGCGGAATTGAATATGTTCAAAGCCGACCATATATGCCGGGCGATCCTATTCGCTCCATCGACTGGAAAGTAACTGCCCGAACAGGCAGGTATTATGTCAAAGAGTTTGAAGCACCGAAAAGGCTGTCGTGCTACCTGTTGATAGATACATCCGCTTCGATGATGGTAGGTTCATGGAAACGGACCAAGTATGCGGTGGCAGTACATCTGGCAGGTGCGTTGGCACTGGCATGTCTGGAACGAGTCAGCCCGGTTGGCGTTCTGGGGCTAGGCAGCAGAGACGTGCTGATTAAGCCGAGTCTGTCGCGGCAGACGGTATTGCAGTGGATGCACATGCTCCGCACCTTCCACTACGATGAGCCAACATTACTGAATCGGCGAATTGGCGACCTGGCGCCCACACTGACGAGCCGGGCTTTGATTTTTGTTCTCAGCGATCTACATGATCCGGAAGGCTTGGCGGCACTGCGTTTGCTCGCTCAGCAGCATGATGTTGCCGTGATACAACTGCGTGATCCGGCTGAACGAGGCATTGCTGGCGCAGGCTTTCTCCGTTCACGCGAAGCGGAAACAGGCAAAGATTTCGTAACACAAAGTAGCAAAAACTGGTCTCAGGAGCAGACCGTCGGCCAGACTTTGAGACGCAGTGGAGTGGATCGGTTGCTGGTGGACATTGACAAGCCTTTCGAAGCGCCCTTGCGCCATTTTCTCCAGTCACGCAACCTGCTGGGGAGGGCCAGATAA
- a CDS encoding AAA family ATPase, with protein MSSETSPIVTSAATEETIRFIEQVRKRIATVVVGQDVVVERLLIALFTGGHLLLQGVPGLAKTLLVSVLAKSIDLDFARIQFTIDLLPSDILGSEILDQRANEFRINRGPIFTNLLLADEINRAAPKVQSALLEAMQERKVTISKTTFKLPAPFLVIATQNPVEQAGTFELPEAQLDRFMLCHRLTYPTVDEEREVLRRNMNLGVRREDKGAVARTEFDVLEHEPVGNVDDVVRAMEAVGTVHVSDVFLEHVVELVKRTRHHPDLDLGASPRAGIALLKAARARALIRGRAYVVPDDLFALADDVILHRIRLNYAALADGKTGVKVLQDLLHETTR; from the coding sequence ATGTCTTCAGAGACTTCGCCCATCGTCACATCAGCAGCAACCGAAGAAACGATCAGATTTATTGAACAGGTAAGAAAGCGCATTGCCACAGTCGTCGTGGGGCAGGATGTCGTCGTTGAGCGATTGCTGATTGCACTGTTCACAGGTGGGCATTTGCTATTACAGGGAGTACCTGGCCTGGCCAAGACGTTGCTGGTATCAGTACTGGCCAAGAGTATTGATCTGGATTTCGCTCGCATTCAGTTCACCATTGATTTGTTGCCTTCCGATATACTGGGTTCGGAAATTCTGGATCAGCGTGCGAATGAATTCCGCATCAACCGCGGTCCCATCTTTACCAATCTGCTGCTCGCGGATGAAATCAACCGCGCAGCACCGAAGGTGCAATCAGCATTGCTGGAAGCGATGCAGGAACGAAAGGTGACGATCAGCAAGACGACATTCAAACTGCCCGCTCCGTTTCTGGTGATTGCAACGCAGAATCCGGTGGAGCAGGCAGGGACGTTTGAGTTGCCTGAAGCACAATTGGATAGATTCATGCTCTGTCATCGATTGACCTATCCGACAGTGGATGAAGAGCGTGAAGTGTTGCGAAGAAACATGAATCTGGGCGTTCGACGTGAAGACAAGGGAGCAGTAGCCCGCACGGAATTTGATGTGCTGGAACATGAACCGGTGGGGAATGTTGATGACGTGGTAAGAGCCATGGAAGCTGTGGGAACTGTTCATGTGTCAGATGTGTTTCTGGAACATGTGGTGGAACTGGTGAAGCGAACGCGCCATCATCCTGATCTTGATCTGGGAGCCAGCCCGCGTGCAGGCATTGCATTGCTGAAAGCTGCCCGTGCCCGGGCATTGATCCGAGGCCGGGCATATGTGGTTCCCGATGATCTCTTCGCCTTGGCGGATGATGTTATTCTCCACCGCATTCGTCTGAATTATGCGGCACTGGCTGATGGCAAGACGGGGGTGAAAGTACTGCAGGATTTGCTGCATGAAACTACTCGTTAA
- a CDS encoding PQQ-binding-like beta-propeller repeat protein, with protein MKNIHCVVAVKGYEMIYFIRFITASALLMLIGVCVTAANRDDKRDALWAAVRASDVKKVEDIIKQGADVNARNELGISALWIAVSKGKFDVVELLVKHGADVDVRDAIWYQTPVVMAVSRMKLDIATLLVKKGAKDVDTAFFTAASMGNAAIAKMILDNSKVSQDALDASLYAATTSKNEKMLELLKQTTAKALPAASEEDKKAWAKIPGNYESDGGAKLSITMGDVGLLTGGRWLKPVSKDTFVPLGAVGAQIKVEWKGDEVARIIMTRFTAEYSFYRFTKSEIKSDALAGMVSKGVTTPMNWPSFRGPDGTGIADGQNPPVTWNVKEGKNIRWKTPIPGLGHSCPVIWGNKVFLTTAISSEPDQKIRVGNYGDVASVNDTSKHTWHVICVDRDSGQILWNQKAYEGKPKIKRHLKGSQANCTIATDGQYILACFGSEGLYCYDLAGKLRWKRDLSTLDSSFAIEQEYEWGFANSPLIHEGLAILQCDLSKDSFISAFNLEDGSQVWSTPRDEIPSWSSPVIWRNSLRTEIVTNASQYARSYDPKTGVELWRLAKKSEATIPAPVCGKDVVFISSGNRPIQPIFAIKPGATGDISLKEKEEKNSHVTWSKMRGGPYMPTPVFYGSYLYTCSNSGVVACYDASTGAEIYKKRLGGGSYTASPVAADGRLYFASEQGEVYVVKAGTEFALLAINPVDDYIMATPAISNGSLFIRSQHFLISTGLPAEEKK; from the coding sequence ATGAAGAACATTCATTGTGTGGTTGCTGTGAAAGGTTATGAGATGATTTACTTCATACGTTTCATCACTGCTTCGGCTTTGCTCATGCTGATTGGAGTCTGCGTTACAGCAGCGAACCGGGACGATAAACGCGATGCGTTATGGGCCGCGGTACGAGCCAGTGATGTAAAAAAGGTGGAGGATATCATCAAGCAGGGCGCTGATGTCAACGCACGCAATGAACTGGGCATCTCGGCACTGTGGATTGCAGTCAGTAAAGGCAAATTTGATGTGGTGGAACTGCTGGTCAAACATGGAGCCGATGTCGATGTACGTGATGCCATCTGGTATCAGACACCTGTAGTGATGGCAGTCAGCCGGATGAAACTGGATATTGCCACGCTGCTGGTCAAAAAGGGTGCCAAAGACGTTGATACAGCCTTCTTCACTGCAGCCAGCATGGGCAATGCTGCTATAGCCAAGATGATCCTCGATAACAGCAAGGTCAGTCAGGATGCGCTCGATGCCAGTCTCTACGCTGCAACCACGAGCAAGAACGAGAAAATGTTGGAACTGCTGAAACAGACCACAGCCAAGGCTCTTCCTGCAGCATCTGAAGAAGACAAAAAAGCCTGGGCCAAAATTCCCGGCAACTATGAAAGCGATGGGGGCGCAAAGTTATCTATCACCATGGGCGATGTTGGTCTTTTGACAGGTGGCCGCTGGCTCAAGCCTGTCAGTAAAGATACTTTCGTACCCCTCGGAGCTGTCGGCGCACAAATCAAAGTGGAATGGAAAGGCGACGAGGTCGCACGAATTATCATGACTCGATTTACTGCTGAGTATAGTTTCTACCGGTTTACCAAATCAGAAATTAAATCCGACGCACTGGCAGGCATGGTCAGTAAAGGTGTAACCACGCCGATGAACTGGCCTTCGTTCCGTGGACCTGATGGAACTGGTATCGCTGACGGGCAGAATCCGCCTGTCACGTGGAATGTAAAAGAGGGGAAGAACATTCGCTGGAAGACTCCCATTCCCGGACTGGGACATTCCTGCCCGGTCATCTGGGGAAATAAAGTCTTCCTCACCACTGCCATCAGCAGTGAACCCGATCAGAAGATTCGTGTAGGCAATTACGGTGACGTCGCTTCGGTCAATGATACCTCCAAGCATACCTGGCACGTGATTTGTGTTGATCGTGACAGTGGACAGATACTCTGGAATCAAAAAGCCTACGAAGGAAAGCCCAAGATCAAACGGCATCTGAAAGGCAGCCAGGCTAATTGCACCATCGCTACCGATGGACAGTATATTCTCGCCTGTTTCGGTTCTGAAGGTTTGTATTGTTACGATCTGGCTGGCAAGCTGCGTTGGAAACGTGATCTCAGCACGCTCGATTCCAGCTTTGCCATCGAACAGGAATATGAATGGGGATTCGCCAACTCTCCACTCATCCACGAAGGTTTGGCTATTCTGCAATGCGACTTGAGCAAGGATTCCTTTATTTCCGCGTTCAATCTGGAAGATGGTTCACAGGTCTGGTCAACTCCTCGCGATGAAATCCCATCGTGGAGTTCACCGGTTATCTGGCGTAATTCCTTGCGAACGGAAATTGTTACTAACGCATCACAATACGCACGCAGTTACGATCCCAAAACCGGTGTGGAGCTCTGGCGGTTAGCCAAGAAATCCGAAGCTACCATTCCTGCACCAGTCTGTGGCAAAGATGTCGTATTCATCAGCAGTGGCAATCGGCCCATTCAGCCAATCTTCGCGATTAAACCCGGCGCTACTGGTGACATTTCACTGAAAGAGAAAGAAGAAAAGAATTCTCACGTTACCTGGAGCAAAATGCGCGGCGGGCCATACATGCCGACACCTGTTTTCTATGGATCATACCTTTACACGTGTTCCAATTCGGGTGTAGTAGCCTGCTACGATGCCAGCACCGGTGCGGAAATCTACAAGAAACGTCTGGGTGGTGGCAGTTACACCGCTTCACCGGTAGCAGCAGATGGCCGCCTCTATTTCGCCTCGGAACAGGGTGAAGTCTACGTGGTCAAAGCAGGGACTGAATTTGCACTGCTGGCCATCAACCCTGTTGACGACTACATCATGGCAACGCCTGCTATTTCCAATGGGTCACTCTTCATCCGCAGTCAGCACTTTCTGATTTCAACAGGACTACCTGCAGAGGAGAAGAAATAG